In the genome of Treponema pedis, one region contains:
- the ispG gene encoding (E)-4-hydroxy-3-methylbut-2-enyl-diphosphate synthase, translating into MNLFKTPREIIIGGKGNVKSLTLGGFSPVLLQTMWKAPLSGADLTEIARQLGEFAQLGCDIVRFAVPDEVSAELFVKLTSLTDMPLVADIHFDYKLALRCMDGFAAKIRINPGNIGSKEKTEAVIKKALDTGTALRIGVNSGSIPSDLKLKMKKELEKISGLKRKKAEEGLETLEKEKARASALVEAAIRELEIFDSLNFKNAVVSMKASTVHETVLANEIFARDFDNPLHLGVTEAGPLISGIVKSSLAFSRLLNEGIGSTIRVSLSDSCENEIIAGREILTECGKRSGGIRLVSCPRCGRKGFDVQAFVKRWQTRLLAEKKDASIAVMGCVVNGPGEGKHADLGITGAEDSVIIFKHGEIKHRLNLLGLNAEEKIKVVDTVFEKELKTL; encoded by the coding sequence ATGAATTTATTTAAAACCCCGCGTGAAATTATTATAGGCGGGAAAGGAAATGTTAAATCTCTTACCTTAGGCGGCTTTTCGCCCGTGCTTTTGCAAACTATGTGGAAGGCTCCTCTTTCGGGGGCTGATTTGACGGAAATTGCGCGGCAATTGGGAGAGTTTGCACAGCTCGGCTGTGATATTGTCCGTTTTGCGGTTCCCGATGAAGTTTCCGCCGAACTGTTTGTAAAATTAACATCTCTTACCGATATGCCGCTGGTTGCGGATATTCATTTTGATTATAAACTTGCTTTGCGCTGTATGGACGGTTTTGCAGCCAAAATACGTATAAATCCAGGTAACATAGGTTCAAAGGAAAAAACCGAAGCGGTTATAAAAAAGGCTTTGGATACGGGTACAGCCTTACGCATAGGCGTAAATTCGGGCTCTATTCCCTCCGATTTAAAATTAAAGATGAAAAAAGAACTTGAAAAGATAAGCGGATTAAAGCGTAAAAAAGCTGAAGAAGGGCTTGAAACGCTTGAAAAGGAAAAAGCCCGGGCATCGGCCCTTGTAGAAGCTGCAATAAGAGAGCTTGAAATATTCGATTCTCTTAATTTTAAAAATGCCGTCGTTTCTATGAAAGCTTCTACCGTGCACGAAACCGTTCTTGCAAACGAAATATTTGCGAGAGATTTTGACAATCCGCTTCATCTGGGAGTAACGGAAGCGGGGCCCTTAATAAGCGGAATAGTAAAAAGCTCCCTCGCTTTTTCCCGCCTTTTAAACGAGGGTATAGGAAGCACAATCCGCGTAAGTCTTTCCGATTCTTGCGAAAATGAAATTATAGCTGGCCGTGAAATTTTAACCGAATGCGGAAAGCGCTCAGGCGGAATAAGATTGGTTTCCTGCCCGCGCTGCGGAAGAAAAGGTTTTGATGTTCAAGCCTTTGTTAAGCGCTGGCAGACAAGACTGCTTGCGGAAAAAAAAGATGCTTCAATTGCCGTAATGGGCTGCGTTGTAAACGGCCCGGGCGAGGGTAAGCATGCCGATTTGGGGATAACGGGTGCGGAAGATTCGGTTATAATCTTTAAACACGGAGAAATAAAACACAGGTTAAATCTTTTAGGTTTAAACGCGGAAGAAAAAATTAAGGTTGTAGATACGGTATTTGAAAAGGAGCTTAAGACTTTATGA
- a CDS encoding PQQ-binding-like beta-propeller repeat protein produces the protein MNKVKIKIISAFFLFTVLRLQSQGLDTYWTLVVAGKNITTPVFWNGNIYTAGEDRALNCITSQGKFLWRRNTKEFPGEFLSVSSSGLVYLVTAKGNLEVFSSQGFPAWQYKLDKKPIFPIHTARDGRCFIIQKDNIICLTPSGKLKWSLPLSSAPISPPSETGSKDIVLVLTSGDFLRISIFGTVVEQHRLKKTVSAVGEAPNGYILACTDKTVSYYKTAGGSEAAWQVTENGICKNAFYKNGKVLYLFENGKAVFKTLETGELIWELSLNGNFSDGVNCRVEGNEFNITAKGYGCTITDSGKIKWEKQINEKSFFPLITENGLLIGITKEFLNAYRVETKLLRRGAGGNVTESFYSIIDEKEKSAAEELPFFIEYSTVGELLEVITDEIKKGSVGEKEPRYAFQLKTILQNKRKASYFAQEFTSFDRANAAELLGKLGSYEYRNILLGEINLSNDSTVDAGVLRGLSYLAYDPDGKTIEGIDFLIQKSSYEDSERMKAACDCLAALTKTGNRETAKSAIALLFSVSTGRYSSLIQNYARQKIKTIGK, from the coding sequence ATGAATAAAGTTAAAATAAAAATAATTTCGGCTTTTTTTCTCTTTACCGTTTTACGGCTTCAAAGTCAGGGTCTTGATACTTATTGGACCTTAGTTGTGGCCGGTAAAAATATAACTACACCTGTATTTTGGAACGGAAATATTTATACGGCAGGAGAAGACAGGGCTTTAAATTGTATTACTTCGCAAGGAAAATTTTTATGGCGGCGGAATACTAAAGAATTTCCCGGTGAATTTTTATCGGTTTCTTCTTCCGGTCTTGTTTATCTTGTTACGGCAAAAGGAAATCTTGAAGTATTTTCTTCGCAAGGTTTTCCGGCATGGCAATATAAACTCGATAAAAAGCCTATTTTTCCCATTCATACCGCACGCGACGGAAGATGTTTTATAATTCAAAAGGATAACATAATTTGTCTTACTCCCTCGGGAAAATTGAAATGGTCTCTTCCTCTTTCTTCCGCTCCCATATCTCCTCCCTCCGAAACAGGCTCAAAAGATATAGTTTTGGTTTTAACCTCGGGAGATTTTCTTCGTATTTCAATTTTCGGAACCGTAGTGGAACAGCATCGGCTAAAAAAAACTGTATCGGCTGTAGGGGAGGCTCCCAACGGTTATATTTTAGCCTGTACGGATAAAACGGTTTCGTATTATAAAACGGCGGGAGGCTCGGAAGCGGCTTGGCAGGTTACGGAAAACGGAATTTGTAAAAACGCTTTTTATAAAAACGGAAAAGTTCTTTATTTATTCGAAAACGGAAAGGCCGTTTTTAAAACTCTTGAAACGGGAGAGCTTATTTGGGAGCTTTCCTTAAACGGAAATTTTTCGGACGGCGTTAATTGCCGTGTCGAGGGTAATGAGTTTAATATTACCGCAAAGGGATACGGCTGCACAATTACCGACAGCGGCAAAATTAAATGGGAAAAGCAAATAAATGAAAAAAGTTTTTTTCCTCTTATAACCGAAAACGGACTTTTAATCGGTATTACAAAAGAATTTTTAAATGCTTACCGTGTAGAAACAAAATTGCTCAGAAGGGGAGCAGGCGGCAATGTTACTGAAAGCTTTTATTCAATAATAGATGAAAAAGAAAAATCCGCAGCGGAAGAGCTTCCTTTTTTTATAGAATATTCCACTGTAGGTGAGCTTTTGGAAGTAATTACCGATGAGATTAAAAAAGGCTCCGTAGGTGAAAAAGAGCCGCGATATGCTTTTCAGTTAAAAACGATTTTGCAAAATAAGCGCAAGGCCTCATATTTTGCGCAGGAGTTTACCTCTTTTGACAGAGCGAATGCTGCGGAGCTTTTGGGAAAACTCGGTTCTTACGAATATAGAAATATTTTACTCGGCGAGATAAATTTAAGTAATGATTCTACGGTGGACGCAGGGGTTTTACGCGGACTTTCATACTTGGCCTATGACCCTGACGGAAAAACGATTGAAGGTATCGATTTTCTTATTCAAAAGTCTTCTTATGAAGATTCCGAGAGAATGAAGGCTGCATGTGATTGTCTTGCAGCATTAACAAAAACGGGTAACCGGGAAACCGCAAAGTCCGCAATAGCGCTTCTTTTTTCGGTAAGTACGGGAAGATATTCAAGTCTTATTCAAAATTATGCCCGTCAAAAAATAAAGACGATAGGAAAATAG
- a CDS encoding YciI family protein, translating to MKKYVVILSGKKKNTLTESLLKEHVEHLKDINKKGKLFICGPLVNSDKAIKIINAASMDEAVKIAQSDPFTVNAYYPNIEILELEEANELNEYLLKA from the coding sequence ATGAAAAAATATGTAGTTATATTAAGCGGAAAAAAGAAAAATACTCTTACCGAATCCTTATTAAAAGAACATGTGGAACATCTGAAGGATATAAATAAAAAAGGAAAGTTATTTATATGCGGCCCTTTAGTAAACAGTGATAAAGCAATAAAAATAATAAATGCCGCTTCTATGGACGAAGCGGTAAAGATTGCACAAAGCGACCCTTTTACCGTCAATGCGTATTATCCGAATATTGAAATATTGGAGCTTGAAGAAGCAAATGAACTGAACGAATATCTCCTTAAGGCTTAA
- a CDS encoding DUF1667 domain-containing protein, whose product MSEALQKKEFTCVSCPMGCRLTVYKNEKNEDIVEGYTCKRGIEYGLQEIKDPRRNISSTVMIEGSFLPSIPVKTSAPIPKGLIFNVMEKINGIKVKAPIKAGEIIIKNVLNTGSDIVAARTMEIKNLL is encoded by the coding sequence ATTTCGGAAGCCTTGCAAAAAAAAGAATTTACCTGTGTTTCCTGCCCTATGGGCTGCCGTTTGACGGTTTATAAAAATGAAAAAAACGAAGACATTGTTGAAGGTTATACTTGTAAACGGGGAATAGAATACGGTTTACAGGAAATAAAAGACCCAAGACGCAACATAAGCTCTACAGTTATGATAGAAGGAAGTTTCCTTCCGTCAATTCCGGTAAAAACCTCGGCACCGATTCCTAAGGGATTGATTTTTAATGTAATGGAAAAAATAAACGGGATTAAGGTAAAGGCCCCTATAAAAGCGGGAGAAATAATAATTAAAAACGTCCTTAATACGGGCTCCGATATAGTTGCGGCAAGAACTATGGAAATAAAAAATTTATTATAA
- a CDS encoding NAD(P)/FAD-dependent oxidoreductase: protein MTEGKNSVYEVAVIGGGPAGLAAALEAKKNGASSVLIIERDFELGGILNQCIHSGFGLHEFKEELTGPEYAERFVEQVLNNNIDIMLNTMVTGLNSQKEITVVGSSGVKKIAARAVVLAMGCRERTAGAIALKGFRPAGVFTAGTAQRLMNMEGYCVGKEVVIYGSGDIGLIMARRMTLEGAKVKAVVEIMPFSSGLTRNIAQCLEDYNIPLFLSHNISFVHGKDRVTGVTISQIDSSFKEIEGTQKEFSCDTVLLSVGLIPENELSQKAGISLNKITSGPIVDSTMQTETEGIFACGNVLHVHDIVDFVTRESRIAGKNAAFYALNISQEKTGVKTLAKKGVRYIMPNKILTQNKDGTVLFLRTDAVYKNAVLKICAENSNGEGGSVVLAEKKMKQMVPSEMITVPVSYEKLKDIKGEVTAEVIQ, encoded by the coding sequence ATGACGGAAGGTAAAAACTCGGTTTACGAAGTTGCGGTTATAGGCGGAGGGCCTGCCGGTTTAGCAGCCGCTTTGGAAGCGAAAAAAAACGGAGCTTCTTCGGTTTTAATAATTGAAAGAGATTTTGAACTTGGCGGTATTTTAAACCAATGTATTCATTCCGGTTTCGGCCTTCATGAATTTAAAGAAGAGCTTACGGGGCCCGAATACGCCGAAAGGTTTGTTGAACAGGTTTTAAATAATAATATAGATATAATGCTTAATACAATGGTAACAGGCTTAAATTCTCAAAAAGAAATTACCGTTGTAGGGAGCAGCGGTGTAAAAAAAATAGCGGCAAGGGCCGTTGTGCTTGCTATGGGCTGCCGCGAAAGGACTGCCGGGGCAATCGCTTTAAAAGGCTTCCGCCCGGCAGGAGTTTTTACCGCAGGAACGGCGCAGCGGCTTATGAATATGGAAGGTTATTGCGTAGGGAAAGAAGTTGTAATTTACGGTTCAGGCGATATAGGTTTGATTATGGCACGCCGTATGACTCTTGAAGGAGCTAAGGTAAAAGCCGTAGTTGAAATAATGCCGTTTTCAAGCGGATTAACACGCAACATTGCTCAGTGTTTGGAAGATTATAATATTCCCTTATTTTTAAGCCATAACATTTCTTTTGTTCACGGAAAAGACAGGGTTACGGGCGTTACGATTTCGCAAATAGATTCTTCATTTAAAGAAATTGAAGGAACGCAAAAAGAATTTTCCTGTGATACGGTATTACTTTCCGTAGGGCTTATTCCTGAAAACGAATTGTCGCAAAAAGCCGGTATTTCTTTAAATAAAATAACGAGCGGCCCAATTGTAGACAGTACAATGCAAACCGAAACGGAAGGTATTTTCGCTTGCGGAAACGTACTGCATGTTCATGACATAGTTGATTTTGTTACACGCGAAAGTCGTATTGCAGGAAAAAATGCGGCCTTTTATGCCTTAAATATATCTCAAGAAAAAACCGGAGTAAAAACACTTGCCAAAAAGGGCGTGCGGTATATCATGCCCAATAAAATCCTAACACAAAACAAGGACGGTACCGTTTTATTTTTACGTACCGATGCGGTTTATAAAAATGCGGTGCTTAAAATTTGTGCCGAAAATTCAAACGGAGAAGGCGGCAGTGTTGTGCTTGCAGAAAAAAAAATGAAGCAAATGGTTCCGTCGGAAATGATAACCGTTCCGGTTTCTTACGAAAAGTTAAAAGACATTAAAGGCGAAGTAACTGCGGAGGTAATACAATGA
- a CDS encoding NAD(P)/FAD-dependent oxidoreductase produces MYDIVIIGAGVVGACTAWELSKYELKILVLEKELEAGCGTSKANSGIIHGGYDAKEGSLKAKLNVRGNFLVRSLKDKLGIHFSQCGSLVIAFSEEEMNTVHELYKRGITNGAELLEIWDKEKLLKEEPNISKEAIGALYCGSAGVVCPFDMTFAFLENAITNGAEFLSEQKVVSIEKINEGYSVKTEKDCFKTKFVINAAGLYSDKIAEMVGDKDFKILPRRGEYRVFDKSYEGLVKKICFQAPSKMGKGILVLPSYYGNFLTGPSAEDIKEVDDTSVSALGLSAVDAKSLKTVPSLNFKNTIRIFSGVRACPDTGDFMIYASKNSKGIIHAGGIESPGLSSAPAIGEYIAALLKQEGKSSGIEFTEKKNFKELRSPIPHFASLSEEEQNELIKKDKKYSHIVCRCETVTEAEIVQAIHRPAGARTVDGVKRRVRPGSGRCQGGFCGPLVLQILSRELNIPVEQIKKERAGARIIYGKLKGGNK; encoded by the coding sequence ATGTACGACATAGTGATTATCGGAGCGGGAGTTGTAGGAGCCTGCACTGCATGGGAACTTTCAAAATACGAATTGAAAATTTTAGTGCTTGAAAAAGAATTGGAAGCGGGTTGCGGAACAAGCAAGGCGAATAGCGGAATTATTCACGGAGGCTATGACGCAAAAGAAGGCTCATTAAAAGCAAAACTTAATGTACGCGGCAATTTTTTAGTACGCAGTTTAAAAGACAAACTTGGCATTCATTTTTCGCAATGCGGTTCGCTGGTTATTGCGTTTTCCGAAGAAGAAATGAATACCGTACATGAGCTTTATAAGCGGGGAATTACAAACGGAGCGGAACTTCTTGAAATTTGGGATAAAGAAAAACTTTTAAAAGAAGAGCCCAATATTTCAAAAGAAGCAATAGGAGCTTTATATTGCGGAAGTGCGGGAGTGGTATGTCCCTTCGATATGACGTTTGCATTTTTGGAAAATGCAATTACAAACGGAGCCGAATTTCTGAGCGAACAGAAAGTTGTTTCAATAGAAAAAATAAACGAAGGCTATTCGGTAAAAACGGAAAAAGATTGTTTTAAAACAAAATTTGTTATAAATGCCGCAGGTCTTTATTCCGATAAGATTGCCGAAATGGTCGGCGATAAAGACTTTAAAATCTTACCGCGCCGCGGTGAATATAGAGTTTTCGATAAAAGTTATGAAGGACTTGTAAAAAAGATTTGTTTTCAAGCTCCTTCAAAAATGGGAAAAGGAATTTTAGTTCTTCCGTCTTATTACGGAAATTTTTTAACGGGCCCATCTGCGGAAGATATTAAAGAGGTTGACGATACCTCCGTTTCGGCTTTAGGACTTTCCGCTGTAGATGCAAAATCTTTAAAAACCGTTCCTTCGCTTAATTTTAAAAATACAATAAGAATTTTTTCAGGTGTTAGAGCCTGTCCCGACACGGGCGATTTTATGATTTATGCTTCAAAGAATTCAAAAGGTATTATTCATGCGGGCGGAATAGAATCTCCGGGTTTAAGCTCGGCTCCCGCAATAGGAGAATATATTGCCGCTCTTTTAAAACAGGAAGGGAAAAGCTCGGGCATTGAATTTACCGAAAAGAAAAACTTTAAAGAACTTCGCTCTCCTATACCTCATTTCGCATCGCTTTCCGAGGAAGAGCAAAACGAACTTATCAAAAAAGATAAAAAATATTCTCACATTGTGTGCCGCTGTGAAACGGTAACGGAAGCGGAAATAGTACAGGCAATTCACCGTCCTGCGGGTGCAAGAACGGTGGACGGGGTAAAACGGAGAGTGCGGCCTGGTTCGGGAAGATGTCAGGGCGGATTTTGCGGTCCTTTAGTTTTACAAATCCTTTCGCGGGAACTTAATATTCCGGTTGAGCAAATAAAAAAAGAAAGAGCCGGAGCAAGAATAATTTACGGAAAACTAAAAGGCGGTAATAAATGA
- the flgF gene encoding flagellar basal-body rod protein FlgF: MVRGWYTGASGMLAQQRQLDVISNNLANLDTTSFKRDVAVQKSFPELLIRRLNDDGVMKNPFGSSDIAPIIGKLGLGVETNEIFTTFEQGSLKQTHSPSDLALEGKGFFAIETPYGEKYTRNGNFIVGVEGYLMTKEGYPVIGENGRIFLQDMEYTINQDGQIYTRPITEPESDSVFLDRLKIVEFENDRYLTKNGSSFYLSTPLSGEAIASEGPSRPSVIQGFIEASNVNVVNEMVRMIEVNRAYEANQKTIQAADTMMAKLWNEGVKR, encoded by the coding sequence ATGGTACGAGGCTGGTATACGGGAGCAAGTGGAATGCTTGCTCAGCAAAGGCAATTGGACGTTATCTCAAATAATCTTGCAAACTTGGATACGACGAGTTTTAAACGGGACGTCGCAGTTCAAAAAAGTTTTCCCGAACTGTTGATTAGACGGCTTAATGATGACGGCGTAATGAAAAATCCTTTCGGCTCCTCGGATATAGCTCCCATAATAGGTAAGCTCGGCTTAGGCGTTGAAACGAATGAGATTTTTACAACATTTGAACAAGGTTCATTAAAGCAAACTCACTCTCCGTCGGATTTGGCTCTGGAAGGAAAGGGCTTTTTTGCAATTGAAACACCTTACGGCGAAAAATATACACGTAACGGGAATTTTATTGTCGGTGTGGAAGGCTATCTTATGACAAAGGAAGGCTATCCCGTTATCGGAGAAAACGGCAGAATTTTTCTTCAAGATATGGAATATACAATAAATCAAGACGGACAAATTTATACGCGTCCTATTACGGAACCGGAAAGCGATTCCGTTTTTTTGGATAGATTAAAAATAGTTGAATTTGAAAATGACAGATATCTTACTAAAAACGGCTCAAGTTTTTATTTAAGCACTCCTCTTTCAGGTGAAGCGATTGCTTCCGAAGGTCCTTCGCGTCCCAGTGTAATTCAAGGGTTTATCGAGGCTTCCAACGTAAATGTAGTAAATGAAATGGTTAGAATGATTGAAGTAAACAGAGCTTATGAGGCTAACCAAAAAACAATACAGGCGGCCGATACTATGATGGCGAAATTATGGAATGAAGGTGTTAAAAGGTAA
- the glpK gene encoding glycerol kinase GlpK translates to MKKYILSFDQGTTSSRAILFDKQGKKIASAQQEFTQIFPKQGWVEHDAMEIWGKQSGVAREVLETAGVHPDEVAAIGITNQRETTVVWNKNTGRPVYNAIVWQCRRTAKICDDLKAQGFSETVRKKTGLIIDAYFSGTKIKWILDNVRGARELAEKGELLFGNIDTWLIWNLTRGRVHVTDYTNASRTMLFNIRTLEWDNELLKVLQIPKSMLPEVKPSSFVYGHTDEHTFGGAKIPIAGAAGDQQAALFGQACFEAGSAKNTYGTGCFMLMNTGEEIIESENGLLTTVAFGFDGKVKYALEGSSFVAGAAVQWLRDELKIIYNAHETEYYANLVNDTNGVYFVPAFTGLGAPYWDMYARGALVGLTRGAKREHIVRSVLEAIAYQTKDVLSAMQKDSKINLHYLKVDGGACANNFLMQFQSDILGVPVLRPSEKETTALGAAYLAGLAVGFWKEQKEVSEIQKIEKEFVPEMQEDRAALLYSNWQRAVERALNWETGVS, encoded by the coding sequence ATGAAAAAATATATTTTATCTTTTGACCAAGGAACTACAAGTTCGCGTGCAATTTTATTTGATAAACAGGGGAAAAAAATTGCGTCGGCTCAACAGGAGTTTACCCAAATTTTTCCCAAACAAGGCTGGGTAGAACATGATGCTATGGAAATTTGGGGAAAGCAAAGCGGTGTGGCCAGGGAAGTTTTAGAAACCGCAGGAGTTCACCCCGATGAAGTTGCCGCAATAGGAATTACAAATCAGCGCGAAACTACAGTAGTTTGGAATAAAAACACCGGGCGTCCCGTTTATAATGCAATTGTATGGCAATGCAGAAGAACGGCAAAAATATGCGATGATTTAAAGGCTCAAGGGTTTTCCGAAACGGTCCGTAAAAAAACGGGTTTAATAATCGATGCATATTTTTCAGGTACTAAAATAAAGTGGATATTGGATAATGTCAGAGGAGCGCGGGAACTTGCGGAAAAAGGAGAGCTTCTTTTCGGAAATATCGATACATGGCTAATTTGGAATTTAACCAGAGGAAGGGTGCACGTAACGGATTACACAAACGCTTCCCGTACAATGCTTTTTAATATACGGACTTTGGAATGGGATAATGAGTTATTAAAAGTTCTTCAAATTCCTAAATCTATGCTTCCTGAAGTAAAGCCTTCAAGTTTCGTATACGGTCATACCGATGAACACACATTCGGCGGAGCGAAAATTCCGATTGCAGGGGCCGCAGGAGATCAGCAGGCGGCTCTTTTCGGGCAAGCCTGTTTTGAAGCGGGCAGTGCAAAAAACACTTACGGCACAGGCTGTTTTATGCTTATGAATACCGGAGAAGAAATTATAGAATCTGAAAACGGATTACTTACGACCGTTGCTTTCGGCTTTGACGGCAAGGTAAAATACGCATTGGAAGGAAGCAGCTTTGTCGCAGGTGCGGCAGTGCAATGGCTGCGCGATGAGTTAAAAATTATTTATAATGCGCACGAAACGGAATATTATGCAAACCTCGTAAACGATACGAACGGGGTTTATTTTGTCCCGGCTTTTACGGGTCTCGGAGCTCCTTATTGGGATATGTATGCGAGAGGAGCCTTGGTAGGTTTAACTCGCGGGGCAAAACGGGAGCATATTGTACGCTCCGTTTTAGAAGCAATTGCATATCAAACAAAGGACGTTTTATCCGCAATGCAAAAAGATTCGAAGATAAATTTGCATTATTTAAAAGTAGACGGAGGCGCTTGTGCAAATAATTTTTTAATGCAGTTTCAATCCGATATTTTAGGAGTTCCGGTTTTGCGCCCTTCGGAAAAAGAAACTACGGCTTTGGGCGCCGCCTACCTTGCAGGATTAGCCGTAGGTTTTTGGAAAGAGCAAAAAGAAGTAAGCGAAATTCAAAAAATAGAAAAAGAGTTTGTGCCTGAAATGCAAGAAGATAGGGCGGCTCTTTTATACTCAAATTGGCAGCGCGCGGTGGAAAGAGCTTTAAATTGGGAAACGGGGGTAAGTTAA
- a CDS encoding HAD family hydrolase codes for MQKPKMILFDYGNTLIFEKELNLERAYKSLYKFILKNPLKITCQEFYEKGIEIGDKIWKKALPNDLEIHQHCFFNSLFQSLGIEFNLSYVELEGIFWEALAPCMPMPNIERLLFHLNKNNIRSAVISNISFSAEALKKRINKYLPDNNFEFIIASSEFGFRKPEEMLFQAALKKASLNSNEVWYCGDNRRADIIGAASAGIKPVLFTTELGCPYHNDSDVNPDFEFLQIKDWNELAEMI; via the coding sequence ATGCAAAAACCTAAAATGATTCTTTTTGATTACGGCAATACTCTCATTTTTGAAAAAGAACTTAATTTGGAGAGGGCATATAAATCTCTTTATAAATTCATTTTAAAAAATCCCTTAAAAATAACTTGTCAAGAATTTTATGAAAAGGGAATTGAAATCGGTGATAAGATATGGAAAAAAGCTCTTCCCAATGATTTGGAAATTCATCAGCATTGTTTTTTTAATTCGCTTTTTCAAAGTTTGGGTATTGAATTTAATTTATCTTATGTCGAGCTTGAAGGTATTTTTTGGGAAGCTCTTGCCCCATGTATGCCTATGCCTAATATAGAACGATTGCTTTTTCACTTAAATAAAAACAATATAAGGTCGGCTGTAATAAGCAATATTTCTTTTTCGGCGGAGGCTCTTAAAAAACGAATAAATAAATATTTACCCGATAATAATTTTGAATTTATAATCGCTTCAAGCGAATTCGGGTTTAGAAAACCGGAAGAGATGCTTTTTCAAGCCGCCTTAAAAAAAGCATCTCTTAACTCAAATGAAGTATGGTATTGCGGAGATAATCGCAGAGCCGACATTATAGGAGCGGCTTCCGCAGGAATAAAACCCGTTTTGTTTACTACGGAATTGGGCTGCCCATACCATAACGATTCCGATGTCAATCCCGATTTTGAATTTTTACAAATAAAAGATTGGAATGAATTGGCGGAAATGATTTAG